From Pedosphaera parvula Ellin514:
AGAGCCTCAATTTTGTGTTCACCCAGCATTTCCTGGCTCAAAAAATTAGCGTGGTATCCGCAGCCCAAATGTTGTTCGACCAGCAAGGACACCAAGCACCCCTGAACATCATCGAAAACCGCCTGCGAAAAATGCTCCTTCGCACGATAGCTCTTCAGTATTACGAGTTGCAAGGCAGCTCAGACATTCGTGACGTGACGTATTCCCCGCTGATGAGTGTGAGCGATTTAGACCAGATGGGTCTTACGCTTAAACTCAAATGAAAAGGCAAGGTTACTAACCATGCGCTACAGCGACCCCGGCATTCGTTCAGGAAATCCTTTTCGACATTCAATATAAGCATTCGCTAGGCAGGTTTTTCGCTTAAAAAGGAAGAAATAATAGTTGACACGGAATCTAAAAAAGATATAAAAATCCGTATAAAGAGTTGCTGATAACATTTAATATGATTATGAACGTATGAATGAGAGAAAGTCTGAGCGATTTTGTGGGTGCCAATTAATACGTGCTTCGGTCTATCTTGCGTTAAACTGAGATGAAATTTTCCAATTATCCGAACGAGGGGTGGCCGGTTGTCAGTCGTGCGTTGAGAGGCATTGCGTTGGGTTTCCAGGGAATCACGGCGGTGGCGAGAGAAGTTTTCAGTTTCAAGGGTTCAGTTTTTAGAGGAAAAAACATTGGGCGTTTGCTGGTTGAGGTCGGAAGCCATCGGAAGGTATCGGAAGGTATCGGAAGGTATCGGAAGGTTACTTTGCAAGTGGTTCCTACATATCTTGTAGGCAATTCTTCCCTCTCCATTTACTTGCCATTGCCGCGGAAACACGGCAATCTCATATAATGATGAAAAGTCTGCTCAAACACAGCCGTGTGCTTGTACTGGCCGGTTCGCTCCTGGTCGGCTTGCTTGCAAGCACCACCGTCCATGGGCAGACTTCGCTTACCGCAGATGAGATCATGCAACGGGCGGTGAAGCGTTCTGAATCCAACGAGGTCCGCGATGCCAAGCCGAATTATGCTTACACCAAGCATACGGTGACTGAAGAGATGGACAGCAAGGGGCACGTGAAGGAGCATCGGGAAAAAATTTACCAGATGCTGGTGGAATCCGGTTGGACCTCCGCAAAACTTGTGCAGTTGAACGGCCAGAGTCTTTCAACGGAGGAATTAAAGAAGCAGGAGGAGAAGGAAGCTGCGGAGCGCCAGAAGTACACCGATTCACGCCTCAATAAAAAAGGGGATAACCGTGAAAACTTCCTTACCTTCGACATTATTGAGCGCTTTAAATTTACTTTGGTTGAGGAAAAGGAATTTAACGGGCGTCCCACTTACGTCATCGTTTTTCAACCCCGGAGCGCTGACCTGCCCGTCAAGAAGATCACGGATCGTTTTCTCAATCAGGTAGGGGGCACATTATGGGTGGATAAGCAGGAATTTGAGCTGTCCAAGATTGATGCCCACCTGCAAAATGAAGTCGCCCTGTGGGGCGGAATGATTGGTGTGTTGAGAAAATGTAATTTCGTGCTGGAACGGACCCGCATGCCCGATGGCGCGTGGTTTAGCAGCGCGTCCAACGGCGTTTTCGAAGGGCGCAAGCTCCTCGAACCGATGAAGGTGTTGACCAAATCGGAATCCACCAACTTCCGTAAACTATCGCTCGCCAGGGATTAAGAATGGGGTTTCTCGATGTCCAAAAAGCAGAAGATTGATCTGACGCCAACCGGGCAGGGATTGAATAATCCTTTCGCGTCGTTAAATGTCGGCGGGGAATTGCCACCCGGACCGGCGGATAAACCGGCTCCGACTCAGAATTCGGAGCCGCCCAAGCCCTCGAAATATGGCCGGGTGGTGCTGCGCAAGGAAAAGGCCCATCGCGGTGGGAAAACGGTGATTGTCATCTACGATTTCGCGCCGAATATCAGTTTGAAATACATCGAATCGCTGGCTGGCAAGCTGAAGGCAGCCTGCGGTTGTGGCGGAACCACCAAGGAGCGCACCATCGAAATACAGGGCGATCAACCCGGTCGCATCCGGACGTTGCTGGAAGAGGAAGGTTTTCGAGTTGCAGGAGTCTCCTGAACGCGTGATGCTATTCGTGTGCAGACGCCATTATCCAACGCCGAGTTACGAAAACTGAAGGCCCGGGCTCAATTGATGGAGCCGATTCTCAAAGTCGGCAAAGCCGGCTTGAGTGAAGCCTTTTTAAAGAGCGTGGATGAAGCCCTGGCTCATCACGAGTTGGTTAAAATCAAATTTGCTGACTTCAAGGAGGAGAAAAAGACCCTCTCCCCCCAATTGGCCGAGAAGACTTCCAGCCATCTGGTCATGCGCGTTGGGAACGTAGTGGTCCTTTACCGCAAAAAGGCTGAGGCGACCAAGGCGGAAGAAGGCGCGGTTTCCAATCCCTCCTGAAAAGCCTTGCCAGTCGGCTGGGTTGCAGGTGTAAAACTACTCAGTTACAACCCGCCTGAAGCCTAGCGTGGCTGTTGCTTGAGCAATGACGCCACCACGTCAATCAATTCAGATGCCTGGTAAGGCTTGGCCAAAAAGTGGTCAGGTTTGGCCGGGGCGTTTTGGAAGATGTCTTCGCCTACAGTGCCGCTGACCAGGAGGATTTTCTGGTTTGGATCAATGCGCCGAAACTGCTCGATCAATTCCATGCCATTCATGGTGTGCATGGCATAATCGGTGATCAACACGGCCGGCTTGGGATTGGCTTTGGCGTAGGTTTGCAGGGCGACTTCCGGATCGCGGAATGATTTTATATTATGACCCTGCGGTTCGAGAATGACAGTTGCCAATTCCAACAACATTGGCTCATCATCCACCACATAGATCAGGGCCCCGGAATTTTTGACAGGGTGGGAGCAGTTCGTTTTAGTTTCAGTCATTGGCGATAATCCTCTCGCGAAACGCAGTCGTTCGTGCACAGTTAAAACCCATTTGTAAACCTTGGCAAGTTGTCTTTAAGCGCTATTTTTGGAAATGGGGTGTTACTCGTATGTTCCTTGGTTCAAACAAATTCCCGTTGCGCGGTTGGCTCACACGACGTAAGATTTAACCCATCTGAGGTACCGAACCTGCCATCTTACCCACGAAGGCACTTATGAAATCCGACAAATCATCCTTTAAAAAGGTCGTAAAAAAGGTCACAAAATCGATTCAGGAACGCAGCGCGGCGGTGGCCAGCAAACTGAAGGCCACGGGTAAGGTCAAGACAGCCGCCCCGGAGAAAGTTGCGGCTGCCACATCGAAAGAGAAAGAGAAGGCCAAGTCAGTTGCCAAGCCCAAGACCGCAGCTAAAACACCTCCTCCAGTTCCCATTCCTGAGAATGAGAAGCCGCCCGTCCTGGCAAAACTGAAAAAGAAAGTTGCGGCCAAAAAGGCTTTAAAAATACCTGCGATTCTCCTCGAAGGGGATCAACCCACCATTCCCGCGCCCACCGGGCCAGGCCAGCGCTATGCCTTGGGGCCGGTCCCGCCGCCAGTGCATCTGGGCGGAGTGGAAACAGCCGGTGAATTGCCCGAGGCCTATGGCACCCAGCAATTGCTGCTGGCCGCCCGCGATCCCCACTGGCTCTATGCCCGGTGGGATCTGACTCGTGAACAGCAGCGCAAATACAATGCACTTTCCGTGGATCGACACCTCATCGTAAAGGTTTTCATGGAGGCAATCAAAGGTGAGCCAATCTCCATCGTCCATGTCCATCCTGAATCGAATCATTGGTTCGTCCCGGTGGAGCAGGCGGGAAAAAAATACCTGGCGCAGTTGGGATATTTTCAGCCGGACGGCAAATGGGTGACGATCTCCACTTCGGGAGCCACTTTGACTCCGCCGGACACCATGTCCGAGGATGTCACGGCCCAGTTCGCAACCATTCCCATTGATATTCCCTTCACCCAGTTGGTCGAAATGGCCAAAGAAGCGGTGCGCCTGAATGTGCCGCTGACTGAAGTCGTGCGACAACTCAAGGCGAGCGGTTATCAGATACCAATGCAGGAGGGCACTGTTCCAGTGATGAAGTGGACTGCTGAGCAGGAGCGTGCGTTGTCGGCCATCATCACCATGGACAAGGTTCGTCGCGTGTGGATGGGCTCGCTAGAAATCACCGAATTGATTCGCCGACAACTGCAACAGGAGATCTCTTCGATGGGCGTGATGCAACTCGGACAACCCACATCGCCGGTGGGGGCGATCACGAGCGTTTCCAGTCCATTTGGCGGCGTCCAGCGGGGTCAGAAGAGTTTCTGGTTCAACGTGAATGCGGAACTCATCATTTATGGCGCCACCGAGCCGGATGCGACAGTAACGATTGGAGGGCGCAGGATTAAACTGCGTCCGGACGGTTCGTTTAGCTACCGATTCGCATTGCCGGACGGCAAATATAATCTTCCTGCCATGGCGATTTCTGCCGACCAAACCGATGGCCGCGCGGCTGATCTGAGTTTTGGTCGCTCGACCGCCTATCGTGGTGAGGTCGGAAAACATCCTCAAGACCCGGCGCTGAAACCGCCGCTGGTTGAAAACGTGAGCTAATATTATGGATCGGGATTTGGAACATCTGAACCTGCTGTCCATTTTTTATTACATCGCGGCCGGGCTCGGCCTCCTGGCCACGTGTTTCATTCTGCTCTATTTCATCGTCATCAGCGGCGTCCTGGCTTTCGTTCCAAAGGGACCTCACGGGCCGCCGACACAGATTTTGGTGCCAATCATGATGGTTGTTGGAGGCTTTGTCTTTCTCCTCAGCCTGACCATGGCGTTCCTGACATTTTTAACGGGACGTTTTTTAAAGCAGCGGAGGCATCACCTCTTTTGCGTGATCATGGCGGTGATTCACTGTCTGAGTTTTCCATTTGGCACCATTTTGGGTGTGTTCACCATCGTGGTGCTGCAAAGGCCCCGGGTGCAGCAAATGTTTAACGAGATGGCGCCAGTTGCATGAATCCCTATAATCGGATTGCGTTAACGGTCATTCGATTGGTGGCCGCAGGGTGTTTGCTGATAAGCATCATGAATCTGGGATTGTACTATCTTAAAAGTCAAAAGGACAGAGTGCCCATGCATGCTGGACGCTTTTTATGGCTCGCCATTCCGCTTGTGATAGGCATCGTTCTGCTGGTAAAAAGCACCGCCATCGCACGTCGTTTGACTGAGGACTTTGATGAATGATAGTTTTGAATGCGGGCTCCGCTGCCCGGTTTCAGTTTTTAAATAATGGATTGAAGGTTTTTGGCAGTTGGGAATTTTAATACACGGGCATGCAAGGTTATCTTTCTTTGGTTCTCCACGCGCATCTGCCGTTCGTGCGTCATCCCGAATACGACAAGTTTCTCGAGGAGAACTGGCTTTTCGAGGCAATCACCGAGACCTACATCCCCTTGATCCAGGTAATGGATGGCTGGTTGCGTGATGGCATGGATACTCGCTTGACCATGACTTTGTCGCCCACGCTCTGCTCCATGCTGCTCGATCCTTTATTGCAGGACCGCTATCTGGGGCATTTGGATTCCCTTATCGAACTGGCGGAGAAGGAGGCCTTGCGCACCCACTGGGACGATTCCTTGCGTCCGCTGGCGCAGATGTATCAGCGGCGCTTCATAGGCATACGAGACACTTACTTTTCCTATGGGCGCAACCTCGTGGGCGCTTTCCGCAAGTTCCAGGAGCAGGGCAAGCTGGAGATTATAACATCGGCGGCCACCCATGCGTTGCTGCCGTTGATGGCCAATCATCCGCAATCCATTCGCGCACAAATTCTGGTGGCGCGTGATCATTACCGCAGTTGTTTCGGTTGCGACCCGCGCGGCATCTGGTTGCCGGAATGTGCCTACGTCGAAGGGGTGGAAAACGTTTTGCAGGAGGCAAACATCCGTTGGTTTGTCATCGACACCCACGGAATTTTGCATGCCCGCCCGCGCCCGCGATACGGAGTTTTTGCGCCCATCTTCACTCCCAACTGCATTGCCGCATTTGGCCGTGATCTTGAATCCGCCAGGCAGGTCTGGAGTAAACACGAAGGTTATCCCGGTGATGTGCGCTACCGGGATTTCTATCGTGATATCGGCTTTGATCTCGATTTTGATTATGTGAGGCCGCACCTGCCTGACCCAAACCAACGCGGCTTTACCGGCATCAAGTATCATCGCATCTCGGGTGATGCGCCGGAAAAGCAGGCTTATGACCGCGATGCTGCCCTGAGCATGGCTGCCGAACATGCAGGGCACTTCCTGGGAGAACGCATCAGGCAGGTACAGCACCTGGCATCGATCATGGATCGTCCTCCCATCCTCATCTCGCCTTACGACGCGGAGTTATTTGGCCATTGGTGGTATGAAGGTCCCGAGTTTCTGAATTACGTTGTGCGCAAGGCATATTACGACCAGAAGGTTTTTGATTTGGTCACGCCCCATCAGTACTTGTGCAAGCATCCCACCCAGCAGGTGGCAACACCCAGCGCGTCGAGTTGGGGCTCTGAAGGTTATTGGAATGTTTGGCTGAACGAAACCAATGAATGGATTTATCCCCATTTGCATATTGCACAGGAGCGAATGACAGAACTGGCACGCCGATACCCACAAGCGAATGGCATCACCTTGCGGGCGCTGAAGCAGGCTGGGCGCGAGTTATTGCTGGCGCAAGCGAGTGACTGGCCATTTATCATGCGTACGGGCACGAGCCCGGATTACGCAAAGAAGCGGGTGAAGGATCATATTCTGCGGTTCATTGCGTTGCACGAGCAACTCACAACAACCAGCATCGACGAAGCGTGGCTCTCGAAAATAGAGTTTATGGACAATATCTTTCCGGATATCGATTATCGCTACTGGGCTTGAGGCAGGTTCTATTTCCTTTTTTCGAGAAGCTCTCGAACTTTTAGCAGCAGGTCGTTCGAGCTGTACGGTTTTTGGAGCAGTTCCAAACCTTCCACCTGGAAATAACCCGCCTCCAGCGAGTTGCCACTGTAACCACTGCAAAAGAGCACCGGCACACCCGGGTGAGTTTCGTTAATGCGGCTGTAAGCTTCCTTGCCTCCCAACTTTGGCATCACAACATCCAACAGCAGCAGGTCCACGTCTTTGGCATGCAGAGCAAAAAGATCGCAGGTCTCTTCACCGTTGCTGGCGGCAATGACCCGGTAGCCGACGCGTTCGAGGGTTTTGACTGCCAATTGACGGACCATTGGCTCATCCTCGGCCAGGAGAATGGTTTCGGTTCCCCCCGGAGGGACAGTGTGGAGATTCTGCTCCACCATTTCGGAAACACGCTGGGCCATCGGAATATAAATCTTAAATGTCGTTCCCAAACCAGGCTCGCTATACACATGAATCAGTCCTTCATGCTGGCGAATAATTCCATAGACAACTGAAAGACCGAGACCGGTGCCGCGTCCTTTCGGTTTGGTCGTGAAAAAGGGTTCAAAAATGCGACTGAGTGTTTCGCGGTCCATCCCCATGCCGTTATCGGTTACGGTGAGCAGAATAAAATTCCCGGCCCTGGCCCACGGATGATCTTCACAGAACGAGTGATCAATAACGAAGTTTTGTGTCTCCAGCGTGAGTTGCCCGCCATTCGGCATCGCATCGCGCGCATTCACGCACAGGTTCAGGAGCACCTGTTCCAACTGGCCCTTATCGGCAAAAATATTTTCCAAATGTTTGCCGGCGAGGAAATGAATTTCAATATTTTCTCCGATCAAACGGCGGAGCATTTTGAGATGGTCGGCCACCAGCTGGTTAATATCCGTGTCCGTCTTCTGCATGGCCTGCCGCCGTCCAAAGGCAAGCAACTGGCGCGTGAGCTGGGTCGCTCGTTCGGCAGCTTTCTGGACCTGTTCCAAATGATGCCCCAGTTCGTGTTCCGATGCGCTGCGTGCCAGCATGGTATAACCCATGATCACCTGCAAAAGGTTGTTGAAATCATGCGCCACGCCGCCAGCGAGCAAGCCAATGGCCTCCATTTTTTGGGCCAGTCGCACTTGCTCTTCCAGGGCTGTCTCCCTGGTCACATCGCGTTCCACGGCGATGTAGCTGGTAATTTTCCCTCCCTCGTCTCGAATGGGATAAATGGAAACATCCGCTTCAAACTTTTGACCATCCTTCTTGCGGGAAACGAAACGTCCGCTCCAACTGCCGGAAACCGCAATCCGGCCAACCAGGTGCGCGAATTCGAAGTGCGCTTCTCCGTCCTGCGGCAAACTGTTGATGTGGCGTCCAACCATGGCCTCACGACCATAACCGGTAATGCGTTCGAAGGCGGGATTGACATATTCAATCAACCCGTCGAGATCGAGATGGATGATGATATCCGTCGATTGCTCGACCGCTGTGGCCAAACGCACCAGATTATCTTCCGCTCGCTTGCGCTCGGTGATGTCGGTCATCATCACCAATCGTGCCTTTCGGCCTTCAAAGGTCAGTGAGTGGGAGTTGATGTCGACGAGAATAATGCTGCCGTCCTTTTTTAAATGACGGAATGGGCCCAACAGTTGGAGGCCATCACCCATGGTCTGCATTTTTTTCACCAGGAATGGAACATCCTCTGGAGGACGGTAATCCTTGAGGGTCATCGCCAGAAATTCCTCGCGGGAATATCCGTAGTGATGGATGGCGGCTTCATTTGCGGCGAGCACCCGCAGCGTCTCGATGTCGTAAACGATCAGAGGGCTGGGGTTGCGGTCGAAGAGGAGTAAATATTTTCGTTCGGAAGCATGGAGTGCTTCTTCCGATTGGATGCGTTCCAGCGCGGCGCCGCAGTAGTCCGCAAGGCTTTGGAGAGTTCTTAAATCCTCCCTGGAGTAGGCATGGAGTTTGTAGCTCTGGATGGATAAGAAGCCGGCAACTTTCAGCGAACTGCGAATCGGGACAAACATCAGGGAAGCTGCCGGACGATTCACGTCGCCAAAGCGCATCGTACTGTTCGGTTGAGACTGTGGGTTCTCGCGCAGGATGAGCTGGGCGCCTTCGGCGAGAACCCTGCGCATGGTTGCGGTCGGTTCGCCACCGTCGCCGCTGGGAGCAACTTCGGTGCGCAAGCCATTCATCAAATCCATGGCCAGAACACTGTTAATCACATCCTGTTCAGAGGAGTAGGAGTCGAGAAAACAACCGTCCCAACCAATGAGTTGATCGGCAGCGTCCAGAATGGTCCTCGCGGCATCCCGCGGCGTCCTGGCGGCGCTGAGGCGCTGGCCGAGGACGGAGAATACAGCGCCGCGAAATTCGGCCCGCTTGCGTTCGGTGATGTCTGTATT
This genomic window contains:
- a CDS encoding response regulator — encoded protein: MTETKTNCSHPVKNSGALIYVVDDEPMLLELATVILEPQGHNIKSFRDPEVALQTYAKANPKPAVLITDYAMHTMNGMELIEQFRRIDPNQKILLVSGTVGEDIFQNAPAKPDHFLAKPYQASELIDVVASLLKQQPR
- a CDS encoding PAS domain S-box protein, which codes for MKQPSRFDESPDSTPQHSSAEQHLRESEARFRSLVLATAQAIWTAGPDGRLTSKNPSWEAFTGLTHQESVDFGWLKAVHPEDQQLTLSAWKTAVANTASYSIEHRLQRHDGQWRYMLTRAVPVFDEQGQVREWIGANTDITERKRAEFRGAVFSVLGQRLSAARTPRDAARTILDAADQLIGWDGCFLDSYSSEQDVINSVLAMDLMNGLRTEVAPSGDGGEPTATMRRVLAEGAQLILRENPQSQPNSTMRFGDVNRPAASLMFVPIRSSLKVAGFLSIQSYKLHAYSREDLRTLQSLADYCGAALERIQSEEALHASERKYLLLFDRNPSPLIVYDIETLRVLAANEAAIHHYGYSREEFLAMTLKDYRPPEDVPFLVKKMQTMGDGLQLLGPFRHLKKDGSIILVDINSHSLTFEGRKARLVMMTDITERKRAEDNLVRLATAVEQSTDIIIHLDLDGLIEYVNPAFERITGYGREAMVGRHINSLPQDGEAHFEFAHLVGRIAVSGSWSGRFVSRKKDGQKFEADVSIYPIRDEGGKITSYIAVERDVTRETALEEQVRLAQKMEAIGLLAGGVAHDFNNLLQVIMGYTMLARSASEHELGHHLEQVQKAAERATQLTRQLLAFGRRQAMQKTDTDINQLVADHLKMLRRLIGENIEIHFLAGKHLENIFADKGQLEQVLLNLCVNARDAMPNGGQLTLETQNFVIDHSFCEDHPWARAGNFILLTVTDNGMGMDRETLSRIFEPFFTTKPKGRGTGLGLSVVYGIIRQHEGLIHVYSEPGLGTTFKIYIPMAQRVSEMVEQNLHTVPPGGTETILLAEDEPMVRQLAVKTLERVGYRVIAASNGEETCDLFALHAKDVDLLLLDVVMPKLGGKEAYSRINETHPGVPVLFCSGYSGNSLEAGYFQVEGLELLQKPYSSNDLLLKVRELLEKRK
- a CDS encoding glycoside hydrolase family 57 protein; protein product: MQGYLSLVLHAHLPFVRHPEYDKFLEENWLFEAITETYIPLIQVMDGWLRDGMDTRLTMTLSPTLCSMLLDPLLQDRYLGHLDSLIELAEKEALRTHWDDSLRPLAQMYQRRFIGIRDTYFSYGRNLVGAFRKFQEQGKLEIITSAATHALLPLMANHPQSIRAQILVARDHYRSCFGCDPRGIWLPECAYVEGVENVLQEANIRWFVIDTHGILHARPRPRYGVFAPIFTPNCIAAFGRDLESARQVWSKHEGYPGDVRYRDFYRDIGFDLDFDYVRPHLPDPNQRGFTGIKYHRISGDAPEKQAYDRDAALSMAAEHAGHFLGERIRQVQHLASIMDRPPILISPYDAELFGHWWYEGPEFLNYVVRKAYYDQKVFDLVTPHQYLCKHPTQQVATPSASSWGSEGYWNVWLNETNEWIYPHLHIAQERMTELARRYPQANGITLRALKQAGRELLLAQASDWPFIMRTGTSPDYAKKRVKDHILRFIALHEQLTTTSIDEAWLSKIEFMDNIFPDIDYRYWA
- a CDS encoding DUF4912 domain-containing protein, which codes for MKSDKSSFKKVVKKVTKSIQERSAAVASKLKATGKVKTAAPEKVAAATSKEKEKAKSVAKPKTAAKTPPPVPIPENEKPPVLAKLKKKVAAKKALKIPAILLEGDQPTIPAPTGPGQRYALGPVPPPVHLGGVETAGELPEAYGTQQLLLAARDPHWLYARWDLTREQQRKYNALSVDRHLIVKVFMEAIKGEPISIVHVHPESNHWFVPVEQAGKKYLAQLGYFQPDGKWVTISTSGATLTPPDTMSEDVTAQFATIPIDIPFTQLVEMAKEAVRLNVPLTEVVRQLKASGYQIPMQEGTVPVMKWTAEQERALSAIITMDKVRRVWMGSLEITELIRRQLQQEISSMGVMQLGQPTSPVGAITSVSSPFGGVQRGQKSFWFNVNAELIIYGATEPDATVTIGGRRIKLRPDGSFSYRFALPDGKYNLPAMAISADQTDGRAADLSFGRSTAYRGEVGKHPQDPALKPPLVENVS
- a CDS encoding translation initiation factor, giving the protein MSKKQKIDLTPTGQGLNNPFASLNVGGELPPGPADKPAPTQNSEPPKPSKYGRVVLRKEKAHRGGKTVIVIYDFAPNISLKYIESLAGKLKAACGCGGTTKERTIEIQGDQPGRIRTLLEEEGFRVAGVS
- a CDS encoding YhbY family RNA-binding protein, giving the protein MQTPLSNAELRKLKARAQLMEPILKVGKAGLSEAFLKSVDEALAHHELVKIKFADFKEEKKTLSPQLAEKTSSHLVMRVGNVVVLYRKKAEATKAEEGAVSNPS